A part of Heliangelus exortis chromosome 3, bHelExo1.hap1, whole genome shotgun sequence genomic DNA contains:
- the MAP3K21 gene encoding mitogen-activated protein kinase kinase kinase 21 isoform X3, producing the protein MLRRVKSCPFGREIAAKNKVLLLEKMDHDDICNKTLKITDFGLAREWHRTTKMSAAGTYAWMAPEVIKSSMFSKGSDIWSYGVLLWELLTGEVPYRGIDGLAVAYGVAVNKLTLPIPSTCPEPFAKLMKECWEQDPHIRPSFALILEQLTAIEGAVMTEMPQDSFHSMQDDWKLEIQQIFNELRTKEKELRSREEELTRAALQQKSQEELLKRREQQLAEREIDVLERELNIMIFQLNQEKPNVKKRKGKFKRSRLKLKDGHRISLPSDFQHKITVQASPNLDKRRSLNSNSSSPSSSPTIIPRLRAIQLIPKTDTHTTNGRRNSVYVYQQDVDITSEYELPSGVLKTVTSDESNRTWGRSTAYHQEEFEDVKRSFKKRGCTWGPSSVQTKDRADCKDKIRPLSDGSNPWSTLLMKNQKGVPLASLFVDQGVCTDKKLLPEGLDSKRPKPIKLPNQAYINLPLWKDDQGENTAEHESFEEGTSASSTNSTPQVTPTNSLSRTLQKKKTDSVLYGCAVLLASVALGLDIRELNKSQGPDELLPKDEKKKRDGLFQRASKFRRSASPTRLQSKKEEASIPTLNPAANAVNLLSMPSISTKCLLQPDSEDAFVSTVLGDCGPCSSTGDFSSRSKREQSMQLAPNTVSTRLKNQPFHFSLKQESQNVPDDSSTKLGALGHRRTLSDGNNFHTTANGFASTNDVSASPHLSVSGTLPSPSAQQRSNHSGVSTEKQSAVNIISRPRPSSLRSKIDSWQIIPRIIKPNSKDSEYLEGNGGPGVNFLPDAEERTNCHMPSLLDLDVEGQNRDCTVPLCRMKSKTCRPSIYELEREFLS; encoded by the exons TTACGGAGTGTTGCTGTGGGAACTGCTTACAGGAGAAGTTCCTTACCGTGGCATTGATGGCCTTGCTGTGGCTTATGGAGTTGCTGTCAATAAACTTACTTTGCCCATTCCATCCACCTGCCCTGAACCATTTGCAAAGCTAATGAAAG AATGCTGGGAGCAGGACCCTCATATCCGACCATCGTTTGCCTTAATTCTTGAACAGCTCACTGCCATTGAAGGGGCAGTTATGACTGAAATGCCTCAAGACTCTTTCCATTCCATGCAAGATGACTGGAAACTGGAAATTCAGCAGATATTCAATGAATTGAGGACCAAGGAGAAA GAGCTTCGTTCCCGAGAAGAGGAGCTGacaagagcagctctgcagcagaaatctcaggaggagctgctgaagcgCCGCGAGCAGCAGTTGGCAGAACGGGAGATCGATGTCCTGGAGCGTGAGCTGAACATCATGATATTCCAGCTAAATCAGGAGAAACCCAATGTAAAGAAGAGGAAGGGCAAGTTTAAAAGGAGCAGATTAAAACTGAAAGATGGACACAGAATTAGTTTGCCTTCag ATTTCCAGCACAAAATAACAGTGCAGGCATCCCCCAATCTGGATAAGAGGAGGAGTTTAAACAGCAACAGCTCTAGTCCATCAAGTAGCCCCACAATAATTCCTCGCCTTCGAGCTATACAGT TGATTCCtaaaacagacacacacacaactaATGGCCGAAGAAACAGTGTGTATGTGTACCAGCAAGATGTAGATATCACAAGTGAATATGAACTTCCCAGTGGGGTTCTGAAAACAG TGACTTCAGATGAAAGCAACAGAACTTGGGGAAGGAGCACAGCTTATCACCAGGAGGAGTTTGAAGATGTGAagagaagttttaaaaagagaggTTGTACATGGGGACCAAGTTCAGTTCAAACAAAGGATCGTGCAGATTGTAAGGACAA AATAAGACCCCTTTCAGATGGCAGCAACCCTTGGTCAAcccttttaatgaaaaatcagaagGGTGTTCCCTTAGCTTCATTATTTGTGGACCAAG GTGTCTGTACTGATAAGAAGCTTCTCCCTGAAGGTTTGGACAGTAAAAGACCAAAGCCAATTAAGTTGCCAAATCAGGCCTATATTAATCTACCTCTTTGGAAAGATGATCAGGGAGAGAATACAGCAGAACATGAGAGCTTTGAAGAAGGAACCTCTGCGAGTTCGACGAACAGTACTCCTCAAGTGACACCTACAAACAGTCTGAGCAGgacactgcagaaaaagaagactGATTCAGTGCTGTATGGCTGTGCTGTCCTCCTTGCATCAGTTGCCCTGGGCTTAGATATCCGAGAGCTGAACAAATCCCAGGGTCCAGATGAACTCTTGCCTAAAGATGAGAAGAAGAAGCGGGATGGGCTATTCCAGCGTGCTTCAAAGTTCCGTAGGAGTGCCAGCCCTACAAGACTGCAGTCCAAAAAAGAGGAAGCAAGTATTCCCACCCTAAATCCAGCTGCAAATGCTGTGAATCTTCTCTCCATGCCCTCCATTTCCACGAAATGCCTACTGCAACCTGACAGTGAAGATGCCTTCGTAAGCACTGTGCTTGGTGATTGTGGTCCGTGCAGTTCCACTGGTGACTTTTCATCCAGAAGTAAGAGAGAGCAGAGTATGCAGCTGGCTCCTAACACAGTTTCTACACGATTAAAAAATcagccttttcatttttctctgaagcaaGAATCTCAAAATGTGCCAGATGATTCCTCGACAAAGTTGGGTGCATTGGGTCACAGAAGAACCTTATCAGATGGGAACAATTTCCATACTACAG CTAATGGATTTGCTTCAACCAATGATGTCTCTGCATCACCACATTTATCAGTTTCTGGAActcttccttctccatctgCTCAACAAAGAAGCAACCACAGTGGTGTTTCAACTGAGAAGCAAAGTGCTGTCAATATTATATCAAGGCCTCGACCTTCTTCTCTAAGAAGTAAAATTGATTCATGGCAGATTATTCCACGTATTATTAAACCAAACTCTAAAGACTCTGAATATTTAGAGGGCAATGGAGGTCCAGGTGTTAACTTCTTGCCAGATGCAGAGGAAAGAACTAATTGCCACATGCCCTCATTACTTGATCTTGATGTGGAAGGTCAGAACAGAGACTGCACTGTGCCTTTATGTAGAATGAAGAGCAAAACTTGTCGTCCATCTATATATGAACTGGAGAGAGAGTTTCTGTCGTGA